A single genomic interval of Pyruvatibacter sp. HU-CL02332 harbors:
- a CDS encoding alpha/beta fold hydrolase: MTDIVPEIRHIKSGRIRFKTATWHGADEGEGQGQGEHVPLLVFNGIGANLELLAPLADHLTGRTIIAFDAPGVGGSEESSLPYRPWMLARHARNILDELDIETVDAMGISWGGAMAQQFAFQYPKRARRLVLVATSAGVLMVPGRLGSIAKMVNPRRYVDPSFMLKNFTKLYGDDMRIADDHTSRLTAPTLRSYLYQLTAGAGWTSVPFLPFLKQPTLVMSGDRDSIVPAVNGRFLARLIPNSQMEVIEGGHLFLLSNPEAAIPKVRDFLEQAV, translated from the coding sequence TTGACCGACATTGTGCCAGAGATACGTCACATCAAGTCCGGCCGGATTCGCTTCAAGACGGCCACATGGCATGGCGCGGATGAGGGTGAAGGCCAAGGTCAGGGCGAGCATGTGCCTCTGCTTGTCTTCAATGGCATCGGCGCCAATCTGGAGCTGCTGGCGCCTCTGGCAGACCACCTCACCGGCCGGACGATTATCGCCTTTGATGCACCTGGTGTTGGTGGCTCTGAAGAATCGTCGTTGCCGTATCGTCCCTGGATGCTCGCCCGGCATGCTCGCAATATTCTTGATGAACTGGATATCGAGACGGTTGATGCCATGGGCATCTCGTGGGGCGGGGCCATGGCTCAGCAGTTTGCGTTCCAGTATCCAAAGCGGGCGCGCCGGTTGGTGCTGGTCGCCACCAGTGCCGGTGTCCTGATGGTGCCGGGGCGTCTGGGGTCCATCGCCAAGATGGTCAATCCACGTCGCTATGTGGACCCCAGCTTCATGCTGAAGAATTTTACCAAGCTGTATGGCGATGACATGCGCATTGCGGATGATCATACGAGCCGTCTTACCGCGCCGACGTTGCGCAGCTATCTCTATCAACTGACCGCAGGTGCCGGCTGGACCAGTGTGCCGTTTCTGCCCTTCCTGAAGCAGCCGACACTTGTCATGTCGGGTGACCGCGACAGCATCGTTCCTGCGGTCAATGGTCGTTTTCTGGCGAGGCTTATTCCCAACAGCCAGATGGAAGTCATCGAAGGCGGGCACTTGTTCTTGCTGTCCAACCCTGAAGCTGCCATTCCTAAAGTTCGGGATTTTCTGGAACAGGCAGTCTGA
- a CDS encoding PLDc N-terminal domain-containing protein, translated as MLGLEVTGIFSLIWFVVLLWAIIKVFQSNASALGKAIWVAALLFLPILGLIAWLIFGPRG; from the coding sequence ATGCTTGGATTAGAAGTCACGGGCATCTTCAGCCTCATATGGTTCGTTGTCCTGCTATGGGCGATCATCAAGGTCTTTCAGTCCAATGCCAGTGCGCTTGGCAAGGCCATCTGGGTTGCAGCCCTGCTCTTCCTGCCTATTCTGGGCCTCATTGCATGGCTGATATTCGGCCCCCGCGGATAA
- a CDS encoding TIGR00341 family protein encodes MALQLVEVTADHGHVDTLVALGEQQGAMDIYADERSQMDRCLVRFVISTKRVQDLLDAIQAAIGAQAHWRAVVLPVQASVPVPADAAKTPKSDDESRRFSLSSITVSREVILNEVNKGARLDLNFLILTVLSTITAAIGLLTDNVAVVIGAMVIAPLLGPNLAFAFAAAIGDRQLMGRAFGTNAIGIIIAFALSITIGALWTGSLDSPELLSRAVVGFDSVALALAAGAAAVLSLTTGLSATLVGVMVAVALLPPAATFGIMLGAGNMDAAASAALLLAVNIACVNLVAQIVFVAKGVGPRTWAEKKAARPARYINVTVWLLTVLILSAAIWYARESGGVATDQGFTSPGAASAIGQSAN; translated from the coding sequence ATGGCATTGCAGCTCGTCGAGGTGACCGCTGATCACGGACATGTGGATACGCTGGTCGCACTGGGTGAGCAGCAGGGCGCCATGGATATCTATGCAGACGAACGTAGTCAGATGGACCGGTGTCTGGTGCGCTTTGTCATCTCCACCAAGCGCGTTCAGGATTTGCTGGATGCCATTCAGGCGGCCATTGGGGCACAGGCCCATTGGCGCGCCGTTGTGTTGCCGGTGCAGGCCAGTGTTCCCGTGCCGGCTGACGCTGCAAAAACACCAAAGTCGGATGACGAGAGCCGACGGTTTTCCCTGTCGTCGATCACTGTCAGCCGCGAAGTGATCCTCAATGAGGTCAACAAGGGTGCGCGGCTTGATCTCAATTTTCTCATTCTCACCGTCCTGTCCACCATCACGGCGGCCATTGGTTTGTTGACGGACAATGTGGCCGTGGTCATCGGCGCCATGGTGATTGCACCATTGCTTGGACCAAATCTCGCTTTTGCATTTGCCGCGGCCATTGGCGACCGGCAGTTGATGGGACGGGCGTTTGGCACCAACGCCATCGGCATCATTATTGCCTTTGCCCTTTCCATCACGATTGGTGCCTTATGGACGGGCAGTCTGGACTCGCCCGAGCTGTTGAGCCGTGCGGTGGTCGGGTTCGACAGTGTGGCGTTGGCGCTTGCCGCGGGGGCTGCTGCGGTTCTGTCTTTGACGACCGGCCTGTCTGCGACGCTGGTGGGCGTGATGGTCGCCGTGGCGCTGCTACCTCCTGCGGCTACCTTCGGGATCATGCTGGGCGCGGGCAACATGGATGCAGCCGCAAGCGCTGCCCTGCTGCTTGCAGTCAACATTGCCTGTGTGAACCTGGTGGCTCAGATCGTTTTCGTGGCGAAAGGCGTGGGGCCGCGCACCTGGGCTGAAAAGAAAGCCGCCCGGCCCGCACGCTACATCAACGTCACCGTTTGGCTGCTGACGGTGCTGATCCTGTCTGCTGCTATCTGGTATGCGCGTGAAAGCGGCGGTGTCGCCACCGATCAGGGCTTTACGTCGCCGGGAGCCGCAAGTGCCATAGGCCAGTCAGCCAATTAG
- a CDS encoding tetratricopeptide repeat protein has protein sequence MMQTDRQGLSLNNATAEAAKLFADAIDDFNRYAGDPVSKVDAAIEAAPDFTMAHLFKAHMYATATEPGATKEAASILKHVSTLSLDEREASHAAAAAHVVAGDWTKAALQLDRHSMDWPHDILALQTGHLIDFFRANARDLRDRISRALPQWPEDMHGRSFLLGMHAFGLEESGDYEAAEASGREAIAQNPADAWAHHAVAHVMEMQGRAEDGIGWMIAREPHWADDGNFFQVHNWWHRALFHLDIEQNAEALELYDDHVRGEPSSIAVDLVDAAALLWRFDLQRIDTGPRWTEVADAWKEHADGALYPFNDLHAAMAYLGADRMNDVDDLLADYRSNATDVSEVGRWWHTYGLPLIEGFVAFKKGDYAAAVELLHPARYIVNAYGGSHAQRDVIDWTLMEAALRGNMQGTAEALAHERLTQKPLSPVNRSFIARAQLIG, from the coding sequence ATGATGCAGACTGACAGGCAGGGCCTCTCCCTCAACAATGCTACCGCCGAAGCAGCCAAGCTTTTTGCCGACGCCATTGACGATTTCAACCGGTATGCCGGCGATCCGGTGTCCAAGGTGGACGCTGCGATTGAGGCCGCTCCGGACTTCACGATGGCGCATCTGTTCAAGGCGCACATGTACGCAACCGCGACAGAACCCGGCGCCACCAAAGAAGCCGCATCTATCCTCAAGCATGTGTCGACGCTCTCACTGGATGAGCGTGAGGCAAGCCATGCCGCAGCCGCAGCCCATGTGGTGGCAGGCGACTGGACCAAGGCAGCTCTCCAGCTTGATCGACATTCAATGGACTGGCCCCATGACATTCTTGCCCTTCAGACAGGCCACCTGATTGATTTCTTCCGGGCCAATGCCCGCGATCTGCGCGATCGCATTTCCCGCGCGCTGCCGCAATGGCCTGAAGACATGCACGGACGTTCATTCCTGCTTGGCATGCATGCTTTTGGCCTGGAGGAATCCGGCGACTACGAAGCAGCTGAAGCGTCAGGCCGCGAAGCCATTGCGCAAAACCCCGCCGACGCATGGGCGCATCATGCGGTTGCTCATGTCATGGAAATGCAGGGCCGTGCGGAAGACGGCATCGGCTGGATGATTGCCCGCGAACCCCACTGGGCCGACGATGGAAACTTCTTCCAAGTCCACAATTGGTGGCACCGTGCCCTGTTCCATCTGGATATCGAACAAAACGCCGAGGCACTGGAGCTCTATGACGACCACGTGCGCGGTGAGCCAAGCTCCATTGCCGTAGATCTCGTGGATGCCGCTGCCCTGCTCTGGCGGTTTGACCTTCAGCGGATTGATACAGGCCCGCGATGGACGGAAGTAGCGGACGCCTGGAAGGAACACGCCGACGGCGCGCTCTATCCCTTCAACGATCTGCATGCGGCTATGGCCTATCTGGGCGCAGACAGAATGAACGATGTCGACGACCTGCTTGCGGACTACAGATCAAATGCCACTGATGTCAGCGAAGTCGGACGCTGGTGGCATACCTATGGACTGCCTTTGATCGAGGGTTTTGTGGCCTTCAAGAAGGGCGACTATGCCGCCGCCGTCGAGCTGCTTCATCCCGCGCGGTACATCGTGAATGCCTATGGCGGCAGCCACGCCCAGCGGGATGTCATTGACTGGACGCTGATGGAAGCGGCCCTGCGCGGCAACATGCAGGGCACGGCTGAAGCACTCGCTCACGAGCGCCTGACACAAAAACCGCTCAGCCCCGTCAACCGGTCCTTCATCGCCCGTGCGCAGCTAATTGGCTGA
- a CDS encoding ABC transporter substrate-binding protein, with protein sequence MYVTQKLSLPSFSISAAIAAAFALALLSFSAPAKADEAAEAFVAELGGKAIEILSNEELTPEETEANFRTLLLDAMDIRRVGLFALGQYARLPTKEERTTYFDLLGEFIVKVYLGRLTGYSDQEFVVTSSKEKGKKGREVIVDSRIDFGEGREPLTVDWWLLRNKDGSFKVFDVNVAGIWMAQEQRGAFSSHIRNNGGKFEALLAHLRAQTQSATTNAAADTSIDEDAGEEAEADAPAEETAS encoded by the coding sequence ATGTATGTGACACAGAAACTATCTCTTCCAAGCTTCAGCATCTCTGCTGCAATTGCAGCGGCGTTTGCCCTTGCTCTCCTCTCCTTCTCTGCACCAGCCAAAGCCGATGAAGCTGCTGAAGCTTTTGTCGCGGAGCTTGGTGGTAAGGCGATCGAGATTCTGAGCAATGAAGAGCTGACACCAGAAGAGACAGAAGCAAACTTCCGCACCCTGCTACTGGACGCCATGGACATCCGGCGCGTCGGCCTGTTCGCCCTTGGCCAGTACGCACGCCTTCCAACAAAGGAAGAAAGAACCACCTACTTCGACCTGCTCGGTGAGTTCATCGTCAAAGTCTATCTTGGTCGTCTGACTGGCTACTCTGATCAGGAGTTTGTCGTCACCTCTTCCAAGGAGAAAGGCAAGAAGGGCCGCGAAGTGATCGTCGATAGTCGCATCGATTTCGGCGAGGGCCGTGAGCCTCTGACTGTTGACTGGTGGCTGCTTCGCAACAAGGACGGCAGCTTCAAGGTCTTTGACGTCAACGTCGCAGGCATCTGGATGGCGCAGGAACAACGCGGCGCATTCTCCTCACACATCCGCAACAATGGCGGCAAGTTTGAGGCTCTTCTGGCGCACCTGCGTGCACAGACGCAATCTGCGACCACCAATGCTGCAGCCGACACCTCTATAGACGAGGATGCTGGTGAAGAGGCAGAAGCAGACGCCCCTGCCGAAGAAACCGCGAGCTAA
- a CDS encoding SIMPL domain-containing protein: MRARISPKFIAHPASLAAAFAAALMLAAPAAYAQTVEPKRTITVQGEGSVSAKPDTASVNAGVLAEAKTAREALTANTEKMTKVFEAIKKAGIKEEDIRTSGFSINAKYSHSPRKPDGSHEDPKIVGYRASNNVTVIIRDLDNVGGVLDELVTAGANNVNGVNFFIENPQSLMDEARRIAVKDALRRATILAGTAGANLGPVMTISENGGYRPQPMMMRSMAMDESAKSVPVAAGTQEIRSNVNIVIELE; the protein is encoded by the coding sequence ATGCGCGCCCGTATTTCCCCGAAATTCATTGCTCATCCTGCCTCGTTGGCCGCAGCCTTTGCTGCAGCCTTGATGCTCGCAGCCCCTGCCGCATATGCGCAGACTGTAGAGCCAAAGCGCACCATCACTGTTCAGGGTGAAGGCTCCGTCTCCGCCAAGCCGGACACGGCCAGCGTCAATGCCGGCGTGCTGGCGGAAGCCAAGACGGCACGCGAAGCCCTGACCGCCAACACCGAAAAAATGACCAAGGTGTTTGAGGCCATCAAGAAGGCCGGTATCAAGGAAGAAGACATCCGCACGTCCGGCTTCTCCATCAATGCCAAATACTCCCACTCCCCCCGCAAGCCCGACGGCAGCCACGAAGATCCCAAGATCGTCGGCTACCGCGCTTCCAACAACGTGACCGTCATCATCCGTGACCTCGACAATGTGGGTGGTGTGCTGGATGAGCTGGTGACAGCCGGCGCCAACAACGTGAATGGCGTGAACTTCTTCATTGAAAACCCGCAATCCCTCATGGATGAAGCCCGCCGCATTGCCGTCAAGGACGCCCTGCGCCGCGCAACCATTCTTGCTGGGACCGCTGGTGCCAATCTCGGCCCGGTCATGACCATCAGCGAGAATGGCGGCTATCGCCCGCAGCCGATGATGATGCGCTCCATGGCGATGGACGAGTCGGCGAAATCCGTACCGGTTGCTGCCGGCACACAGGAAATCCGCTCGAACGTGAACATCGTCATCGAACTCGAGTAG
- a CDS encoding VacJ family lipoprotein — MAADKIFGGSAFHSANGKSGRTLAIGLIATLAFTLGACATRPDPGDQAAMAAYQEANDPVEPLNRYFFAVNDQLLDGLILKPAAQGYDAVLPGFAKDSVRHFLDNLRTPVILVNDVLQGEWDRAGTTITRFGINSTVGVGGLLDPATGWGYERHGEDFGQTLAVWGTGEGPYVFLPLLGPAPPRDLAGFVVDQAFDPLTYVFWNRDSVIPPTRFVVNGLDLRARNLDTLDEIERTSVDYYAALRSLYRQSRNNEIANGEIDPDNLPDISDIDYEFDYEDGSDAIETEPAPAAGNNTGI, encoded by the coding sequence ATGGCGGCAGACAAGATTTTTGGCGGAAGTGCGTTCCATTCCGCAAACGGCAAGTCCGGACGGACTTTGGCGATTGGCCTGATTGCGACCCTGGCGTTTACGCTGGGTGCGTGCGCAACACGGCCTGATCCCGGCGATCAGGCAGCCATGGCGGCCTATCAGGAAGCCAATGACCCCGTGGAGCCGCTGAACCGCTATTTCTTCGCCGTCAATGACCAGCTCCTTGATGGCCTGATCCTCAAGCCTGCAGCGCAGGGCTATGACGCCGTACTGCCTGGCTTTGCGAAAGATTCCGTTCGCCACTTCCTCGACAACCTGCGCACTCCGGTCATCCTCGTGAATGACGTGCTGCAGGGTGAGTGGGACCGCGCCGGCACAACCATCACCCGCTTCGGGATCAATTCGACAGTTGGCGTTGGCGGCCTTCTCGACCCTGCAACCGGCTGGGGCTACGAGCGCCATGGCGAAGACTTTGGCCAGACACTGGCTGTGTGGGGCACTGGTGAAGGCCCGTATGTCTTCCTGCCACTGCTTGGCCCCGCCCCACCCCGCGACCTTGCAGGCTTTGTCGTCGATCAGGCATTTGATCCACTGACATATGTGTTCTGGAACCGCGACAGCGTCATCCCGCCGACACGTTTCGTTGTGAATGGTCTGGACCTTCGCGCACGGAACCTGGACACGCTCGACGAGATCGAACGCACATCAGTTGACTACTACGCTGCCCTGCGCAGCCTCTATCGCCAGAGCCGCAACAACGAAATCGCCAATGGTGAGATCGATCCGGACAATCTCCCGGATATCTCCGACATTGATTACGAGTTCGACTATGAAGACGGCAGTGATGCAATCGAGACAGAACCCGCGCCTGCTGCAGGCAACAATACGGGCATATAG
- a CDS encoding CGNR zinc finger domain-containing protein, giving the protein MDNKAAVADLRVGTPPAPGGLILVEGFLNTWSEELNIDDLETAQSAEAWLRNTSLWDGTQKLKQDQHQKLIKFRSDLRSWILDETLFQPLNDLFADIAFHAEFAPSGHIQFVSGRHPFDHALGKLVGAILEGQQDGTWDRLKCCELESCGWAFYDSTRSRTKRWCSMKTCGSRHKAREYYKRKRSVSD; this is encoded by the coding sequence ATGGACAACAAAGCAGCCGTTGCAGACCTCAGAGTCGGCACTCCCCCTGCCCCCGGTGGACTCATCCTGGTGGAAGGGTTTCTCAACACGTGGTCTGAGGAACTGAACATTGATGATCTGGAAACAGCGCAGTCAGCAGAGGCATGGCTGAGAAACACGTCTCTTTGGGACGGCACCCAAAAGCTGAAGCAAGACCAACATCAAAAACTCATCAAGTTCCGCAGCGACCTACGCAGCTGGATTCTCGATGAAACACTTTTTCAGCCCCTCAACGATCTGTTTGCTGACATTGCCTTCCATGCGGAATTTGCTCCGTCAGGCCATATTCAGTTTGTGTCAGGCCGTCACCCATTCGACCACGCCCTGGGCAAGCTTGTCGGCGCAATACTGGAAGGCCAGCAGGACGGCACATGGGACCGCCTGAAGTGCTGTGAACTGGAGAGCTGTGGCTGGGCGTTTTATGACTCGACCCGCAGTCGCACGAAACGGTGGTGCTCCATGAAGACTTGTGGATCACGCCACAAGGCGAGGGAATACTACAAGCGCAAAAGGTCTGTCTCCGACTGA
- a CDS encoding alpha/beta hydrolase, whose protein sequence is MGHQRRDISFVNDGDTCRGWFYLPDGVKPAPVVVMAHGFSAERTFRLPAYAEKFADAGLAVLLFDYRNFGDSDGEPRFLVDPARHVEDWQQAVAYARSLPEVDNDRIALWGSSFSGGHVITIAAEDPDIKALVAQVPYVGGIEVELSFMNTLKAAMSIIGDKIAALFGGAVTVPIVGPEGSFACMASSEAMQFLDIVDDGSAWNNRVPARALVTLGDYQPGDVADQVTCPALVVVGETDETTPPDLARAAASRMPKAEVTAFDAGHFEVYMPPLFEDVVGQQARFLLKHLAA, encoded by the coding sequence GTGGGTCACCAGCGTCGAGATATTTCTTTTGTGAACGATGGAGATACCTGCCGGGGGTGGTTTTACCTGCCTGATGGGGTGAAACCGGCCCCGGTTGTTGTCATGGCGCACGGGTTTTCAGCCGAGCGAACATTCCGGCTTCCGGCATATGCTGAAAAATTCGCAGATGCCGGATTGGCAGTGCTGCTCTTCGACTATCGAAATTTCGGCGACAGTGATGGTGAACCGCGCTTTCTGGTTGATCCTGCTCGACACGTAGAAGACTGGCAGCAGGCGGTGGCCTATGCCCGCTCGCTGCCGGAAGTGGACAATGACCGGATCGCGCTTTGGGGGTCATCGTTTTCCGGCGGCCATGTCATCACCATCGCTGCGGAGGATCCGGACATAAAGGCACTGGTTGCGCAGGTGCCTTATGTTGGTGGTATCGAAGTAGAGCTGTCTTTCATGAACACGCTCAAGGCTGCAATGAGCATCATTGGTGACAAGATCGCCGCCCTGTTTGGCGGCGCGGTTACGGTTCCAATCGTGGGGCCGGAGGGGTCGTTCGCCTGCATGGCATCGTCGGAGGCCATGCAGTTCCTTGATATCGTTGACGATGGTTCAGCGTGGAACAATCGCGTGCCTGCACGGGCGCTGGTCACGCTGGGGGATTACCAACCCGGAGACGTCGCGGACCAGGTGACCTGTCCTGCTTTGGTGGTTGTGGGCGAAACCGATGAGACAACGCCACCGGACCTGGCGCGTGCTGCCGCCTCAAGAATGCCAAAGGCTGAAGTAACAGCCTTTGATGCCGGGCATTTTGAGGTCTACATGCCCCCGCTGTTTGAGGATGTGGTGGGCCAGCAGGCCCGGTTTCTTTTGAAACACCTGGCTGCCTGA
- a CDS encoding alpha/beta fold hydrolase, with protein sequence MVKKSEIASTASESPSALSPLVGINQQDLMAAAGSILSGAIRHPFTVMKHGGALGRGMADVLLGLDDKKPNPKDRRFADPAWTGSPLHRRLFQAWETLADQADALVDDFGFEGSEKTRTQIVTRIFTDALAPSNTLLNPAALKQAIDTGGASLLNGASNLVSDVRTNGMLPRMVDTEPFKVGENVASTPGSVVYRTDMLELIQYTPQTPKVYARPLLFIPPQINKFYVLDLSPEKSLVKYLVSQGHQIFVASWRNPQPEHRDWGLGDYVTELDQAVDAILKITKSDSLNVSGGCSGGITQAAFLSHLATKNDKRVNSATFWVCVLDPQPDDSDLGSLISPSSIEIARNRSKSKGVLTGRDLSTIFAWLRPNDLIWNYVVNNYLMGRKPPAFDVLFWNQDSTNLSAQLHSDYLDLYIKRPFVNPGSMDLLDQPLDISQVDMDAFIVAGTTDHITPWKACYRTTTMLPGNIEFVLSNSGHIQSILNPPENPKAKYFTNPDLSGDADEWLEGAEAVNESWWVRWLGWLNERSGEQVPAPKKAGDRKYRVIEAAPGSYVFD encoded by the coding sequence ATGGTCAAGAAGAGCGAAATCGCCAGTACGGCCTCAGAAAGTCCAAGCGCGCTCAGTCCGCTTGTGGGGATCAACCAGCAGGATCTGATGGCGGCAGCCGGGTCTATTCTCAGCGGTGCCATCCGACATCCCTTTACGGTCATGAAGCATGGGGGTGCGCTAGGTCGAGGCATGGCTGATGTTCTGCTCGGTCTGGATGACAAGAAGCCCAATCCCAAGGACAGACGGTTTGCTGATCCTGCATGGACGGGCAGTCCGCTGCATCGACGTCTCTTTCAGGCATGGGAAACTCTGGCTGACCAGGCCGATGCACTGGTGGATGATTTCGGGTTTGAAGGCTCTGAGAAGACCCGCACCCAGATTGTCACCCGCATTTTTACGGATGCACTGGCACCATCCAACACGCTGCTCAATCCTGCTGCCTTGAAACAGGCGATCGACACCGGCGGTGCATCGCTCCTCAATGGGGCGAGCAATCTGGTCTCGGATGTGCGGACCAACGGCATGTTGCCACGCATGGTGGATACGGAGCCGTTCAAGGTCGGCGAGAATGTCGCCAGCACCCCGGGGTCGGTTGTTTATCGCACGGACATGCTGGAGCTTATTCAGTACACCCCGCAAACGCCGAAGGTGTATGCGCGGCCATTGCTTTTCATTCCGCCGCAGATCAACAAATTCTATGTGCTGGATCTCTCGCCTGAAAAGAGCCTGGTCAAATATCTGGTGTCGCAGGGCCATCAGATTTTCGTGGCAAGCTGGCGCAACCCGCAGCCTGAACATCGCGACTGGGGTCTTGGTGATTATGTCACCGAACTGGATCAGGCCGTTGATGCCATTCTCAAGATCACGAAGTCAGACAGCCTGAACGTGTCGGGCGGGTGTTCCGGCGGCATCACGCAGGCAGCATTCCTCAGTCATCTGGCGACCAAGAACGATAAGCGGGTCAACTCTGCTACATTCTGGGTCTGTGTGCTGGATCCACAGCCCGATGACAGTGATCTTGGGTCACTGATTTCACCATCAAGTATCGAGATCGCGCGCAATCGCTCCAAGTCGAAGGGCGTCCTGACGGGGCGTGATCTGTCGACGATCTTTGCGTGGCTTCGGCCCAATGACCTGATCTGGAACTATGTGGTCAATAATTACCTGATGGGGCGCAAGCCGCCGGCATTTGATGTGCTGTTCTGGAATCAGGATTCGACCAATCTCAGTGCGCAGCTGCACTCGGACTATCTCGATCTCTACATCAAGCGTCCCTTCGTGAACCCGGGATCCATGGACCTGCTCGATCAGCCGCTGGACATCAGTCAGGTCGACATGGATGCCTTCATTGTGGCGGGGACGACAGACCACATCACGCCGTGGAAGGCGTGCTATCGAACAACGACAATGCTCCCGGGCAATATCGAGTTCGTGTTGTCCAACAGCGGGCACATTCAGTCGATCCTCAACCCACCGGAAAACCCCAAGGCGAAGTATTTCACCAACCCGGATCTTTCCGGTGATGCGGATGAGTGGCTAGAAGGGGCGGAAGCGGTTAATGAGTCCTGGTGGGTGCGTTGGCTTGGCTGGTTGAATGAGCGGTCAGGCGAACAGGTGCCCGCACCCAAAAAGGCTGGTGACCGCAAATACCGTGTGATTGAAGCCGCGCCGGGCAGTTACGTGTTTGACTAG
- the ettA gene encoding energy-dependent translational throttle protein EttA, with protein sequence MASYQYVYVMDGLSKAYPGGKQVLDNIRLSFLPGVKIGVVGLNGAGKSTLLRIMAGTDKEYQGEAWAAEGVKVGYLQQEPELDPAKNARENVMEGVAEQTAKLERYNELAMNYSEETAEEMSQLQDEIDAKNLWDLDSQVEMAMDALRCPEPDADVTKLSGGERRRVALCKLLLAKPDLLLLDEPTNHLDAESVAWLENYLKEYAGTVVLVTHDRYFLDNITGWILEIDRGSGIPYEGNYSSWLEQKQKRLEQEAREDVARQRTLAREVEWVRSSPKARQAKSKARIQAYDELLNADTRDMEKKGQIVIPAGPRLGGNVIEAKGLTKGFGERLLIDDLSFTLPPGGIVGVIGPNGAGKTTLFRMLTDQETPDSGELTIGDTVVLGYVDQSRDALDPEKTVWEEVSDGLDIVKLGEREMNSRAYVSAFNFKGTDQQRKVGLLSGGERNRVHLSKMLKSGANLLLLDEPTNDLDVDTLRALEDALANFAGCAVIISHDRWFLDRICTHILAFEGDSHVEWFEGNYEDYEEDRKRRLGEKAAVPTRIKYKRFARA encoded by the coding sequence ATGGCTTCATATCAGTACGTCTATGTGATGGATGGCCTCTCCAAGGCCTATCCCGGCGGTAAGCAGGTGCTGGACAACATCCGCCTGTCATTCCTGCCCGGTGTGAAGATTGGTGTGGTTGGCCTCAACGGTGCCGGTAAATCCACCTTGCTGCGCATCATGGCTGGTACGGACAAAGAGTATCAGGGTGAGGCGTGGGCGGCTGAGGGCGTCAAGGTTGGTTACCTGCAACAGGAACCCGAGCTGGACCCGGCCAAGAATGCCCGTGAGAACGTCATGGAAGGCGTGGCCGAGCAAACAGCCAAGCTTGAACGCTACAATGAGCTGGCGATGAATTACTCGGAGGAAACGGCCGAGGAGATGTCGCAGCTTCAAGACGAGATCGACGCCAAGAACCTCTGGGATCTGGACAGCCAGGTCGAGATGGCCATGGACGCCCTGAGATGCCCGGAGCCGGATGCAGATGTCACCAAGCTGTCAGGTGGTGAGCGCCGCCGCGTGGCGCTGTGCAAATTGCTGCTCGCGAAACCGGACCTGTTGTTGCTCGATGAGCCGACCAACCATCTGGATGCGGAGTCTGTTGCGTGGCTTGAGAACTACCTCAAGGAATATGCAGGCACTGTCGTGCTCGTGACCCATGACCGCTATTTCCTCGACAACATCACGGGCTGGATTTTGGAAATCGACCGGGGCAGCGGCATTCCCTACGAAGGCAATTACTCCTCCTGGCTTGAACAGAAGCAAAAGCGCCTGGAACAGGAAGCCCGCGAAGATGTGGCGCGCCAGCGCACCCTTGCCCGCGAAGTGGAGTGGGTGCGGTCCAGCCCCAAGGCGCGGCAGGCCAAGTCAAAGGCGCGTATTCAGGCCTATGACGAGCTCCTCAACGCGGATACCCGCGACATGGAGAAGAAGGGCCAGATCGTTATTCCTGCCGGTCCCCGTCTTGGCGGCAATGTGATTGAAGCCAAGGGCCTTACAAAAGGCTTTGGCGAGCGTCTGCTGATTGATGATCTGTCGTTTACGCTGCCGCCCGGCGGCATTGTGGGCGTCATTGGCCCCAACGGCGCGGGTAAGACCACGCTGTTCCGCATGCTGACAGACCAGGAGACGCCTGACTCAGGGGAGCTGACGATTGGTGACACGGTTGTGCTTGGCTATGTGGACCAAAGCCGTGATGCGCTGGACCCGGAAAAGACTGTCTGGGAAGAAGTGTCGGACGGGCTGGACATTGTGAAGCTCGGCGAGCGTGAAATGAACAGCCGCGCCTATGTCAGTGCCTTCAACTTCAAGGGCACAGACCAGCAGCGCAAGGTTGGTCTGCTGTCAGGTGGTGAACGAAATCGCGTGCATCTGTCCAAGATGCTCAAGTCGGGGGCCAATTTGCTGCTGCTCGATGAGCCCACCAATGATCTTGATGTGGATACGTTGCGCGCGCTTGAAGACGCATTGGCCAACTTCGCCGGCTGCGCCGTTATCATCAGCCATGATCGCTGGTTCCTCGACCGCATCTGCACCCACATCCTCGCCTTTGAAGGCGACAGCCATGTGGAATGGTTCGAAGGCAACTACGAAGACTATGAGGAAGACCGCAAGCGTCGCCTCGGCGAAAAGGCCGCTGTGCCGACGCGTATCAAGTACAAGCGCTTTGCCCGCGCCTAG